The following coding sequences are from one Chloracidobacterium sp. window:
- the murD gene encoding UDP-N-acetylmuramoyl-L-alanine--D-glutamate ligase: MELEGKKTLVLGAGRSGIAAARFLAERGAVVALHDKKEVETWPEAAQSLKESHGVGLISGQLPSWLLDQIELVVISPGVPTNTIPARYVDRNDGEVIGEVELAFRFMKGRIVGITGSNGKTTTTTLVGELLRNSGIKTQVGGNIGTPLLSLAESSDDDTWTVVELSSFQLETIKDFRADVAMCLNVTPNHLDRYESFFDYALAKHRIFMNQTDSNVAVLNADDEITAEWASGLKAHVVMFSIKRELDEGLFLRGRELICRSGGKEKVLTTRDEIFLRGLHNVENVLAAFAAGLACGASPDSMRETVAAFKGVEHRIEYVDEIRGVQFYNDSKATSVDATTKALEALSEIDGKTILILGGRGKNAPYAPLIPLIEHSVRSMVVIGEDSDNIAEQLTDHVPIVRASSLEDAVKKCFGVAETGDAVLLAPACASFDMFGSYEERGREFKRLVAELKGSIDRA; this comes from the coding sequence ATGGAGTTGGAAGGCAAAAAAACACTCGTTCTTGGTGCCGGCAGGTCCGGCATTGCCGCCGCACGCTTTCTTGCCGAACGCGGTGCGGTAGTTGCACTGCACGATAAAAAAGAAGTCGAAACGTGGCCCGAAGCGGCGCAGAGCTTAAAGGAAAGTCACGGCGTCGGTTTGATCAGCGGGCAATTGCCCTCGTGGTTGCTCGATCAGATCGAACTGGTTGTGATATCGCCGGGTGTGCCTACAAACACGATCCCGGCGCGGTATGTCGACCGCAATGACGGCGAGGTGATCGGCGAAGTCGAACTTGCGTTTCGGTTTATGAAAGGCAGGATCGTCGGCATCACCGGATCGAACGGAAAGACGACGACGACCACACTGGTCGGCGAACTGCTGCGAAATTCCGGGATAAAAACGCAGGTCGGTGGCAATATCGGCACGCCCTTACTTAGCCTTGCCGAATCGAGCGACGACGATACTTGGACGGTCGTTGAACTCTCGAGTTTTCAGCTCGAGACCATCAAGGATTTTCGCGCGGATGTGGCGATGTGCCTGAATGTCACGCCAAATCACCTTGATCGATACGAATCATTTTTCGACTACGCACTCGCAAAGCACCGCATCTTTATGAATCAGACGGACTCGAACGTAGCCGTCTTGAACGCGGATGATGAGATCACGGCCGAATGGGCTTCGGGGTTGAAGGCACACGTCGTTATGTTCAGCATTAAACGCGAGCTTGACGAAGGCCTGTTTCTGCGTGGACGTGAGCTAATCTGTCGGTCAGGCGGCAAGGAAAAAGTTTTGACCACCCGCGACGAGATATTTTTGCGTGGCCTGCACAATGTGGAGAATGTTCTGGCGGCGTTTGCGGCGGGCCTCGCGTGCGGTGCCTCGCCCGACTCGATGCGAGAGACGGTCGCGGCTTTCAAGGGCGTCGAGCACCGAATCGAATACGTTGACGAGATCAGAGGCGTACAGTTTTACAACGATTCCAAAGCGACGTCGGTCGATGCGACCACCAAGGCATTGGAGGCTCTCAGCGAGATCGACGGCAAAACGATCTTAATACTCGGCGGACGCGGCAAGAATGCACCTTATGCTCCGTTGATCCCGCTGATCGAGCATTCCGTCAGATCGATGGTGGTGATCGGCGAGGATTCTGACAATATCGCAGAGCAACTTACCGATCACGTGCCGATCGTACGGGCATCATCGCTTGAAGACGCTGTTAAAAAATGCTTTGGAGTTGCTGAGACCGGCGATGCGGTTTTGCTCGCACCGGCGTGTGCAAGCTTTGATATGTTTGGCAGTTATGAGGAACGCGGCCGCGAGTTTAAGCGGTTGGTTGCCGAGTTGAAGGGAAGTATTGATAGGGCTTAG